One segment of Salvelinus alpinus chromosome 1, SLU_Salpinus.1, whole genome shotgun sequence DNA contains the following:
- the LOC139576265 gene encoding ATP-dependent RNA helicase DDX39A: MAENDVDNELLDYEEDEEPQGAPETTAPAGKKEVKGSYVSIHSSGFRDFLLKPELLRAIVDCGFEHPSEVQHECIPQAILGMDILCQAKSGMGKTAVFVLATLQQIEPVDGQVSVLVMCHTRELAFQISKEYERFSKYMPTVKAAVFFGGLSIKKDEDVLKKNCPHIVVGTPGRILALIRNKTLNLKNVKHFVLDECDKMLEQLDMRRDVQDIFRLTPHEKQCMMFSATLSKEIRPVCRKFMQDPMEVFVDDETKLTLHGLQQYYCKLKDSEKNRKLFDLLDVLEFNQVVIFVKSVQRCVALSQLLVEQNFPAIAIHRGMAQEERLSRYQQFKDFQRRILVATNLFGRGMDIERVNIVFNYDMPEDSDTYLHRVARAGRFGTKGLAVTFVSDETDAKTLNDVQDRFEVNVAELPEEIDISTYIEQSR; encoded by the exons ATGGCTGAGAATGACGTTGACAATGAGCTGCTGGACTATGAAGAGGACGAGGAGCCTCAAGGAGCCCCGGAGACTACTGCCCCAGCAGGCAAGAAGGAGGTGAAGGGCTCCTATGTCTCCATCCACAGCTCTGGCTTCAGAGACTTCCTGCTCAAACCAGAGCTGCTCCGCGCTATTGTCGACTGTGGCTTTGAGCATCCATCTGAAG TTCAACATGAGTGCATCCCTCAGGCCATCCTGGGCATGGACATCCTGTGTCAGGCCAAGTCTGGTATGGGCAAAACGGCAGTGTTTGTTCTTGCCACACTACAGCAGATAGAGCCTGTGGATGGACAG GTGTCAGTTCTGGTAATGTGCCACACACGAGAGCTGGCCTTCCAGATCAGCAAAGAGTACGAGCGTTTCTCCAAGTACATGCCCACAGTCAAGGCAGCCGTGTTCTTCGGGGGCCTGTCTATCAAGAAGGATGAGGATGTGCTGAAGAAGAACTGCCCTCACATTGTGGTGGGAACCCCTGGCCGAATCCTGGCCCTCATCCGCAACAAGACCCTCAACCTAAAGAACGTCAAGCACTTTGTCCTGGATGAGTGTGACAAGATGCTGGAGCAGTTGG ACATGAGGCGTGACGTACAGGACATCTTCAGGCTAACACCACATGAGAAGCAGTGCATGATGTTCAGCGCCACCCTCAGCAAGGAGATTCGACCGGTCTGCCGCAAGTTCATGCAGGAT CCCATGGAGGTGTTTGTAGATGATGAGACCAAGCTGACGCTGCACGGTCTGCAGCAGTACTACTGCAAGCTGAAGGACAGCGAGAAGAACCGCAAGCTCTTTGACCTGCTTGATGTGCTGGAGTTCAACCAG GTGGTAATCTTTGTCAAGTCAGTGCAGCGCTGTGTGGCGCTCTCTCAGCTACTGGTGGAACAGAACTTCCCTGCCATTGCCATCCACAGGGGCATGGCTCAGGAGGAGAG GCTGTCCCGGTACCAGCAGTTCAAGGACTTTCAAAGGCGGATCTTGGTGGCCACCAACCTGTTTGGCCGAGGGATGGATATTGAGCGGGTCAATATTGTCTTCAATTACGACATGCCTGAGGACTCGGACACCTACTTACACAGG GTGGCCCGTGCTGGGCGGTTTGGAACCAAGGGTCTGGCTGTGACCTTTGTGTCAGACGAGACCGATGCCAAGACTTTGAATGACGTGCAGGACCGCTTTGAGGTCAATGTGGCCGAGCTGCCAGAAGAGATCGACATCTCCACTTACA